A single genomic interval of Peromyscus leucopus breed LL Stock chromosome 7, UCI_PerLeu_2.1, whole genome shotgun sequence harbors:
- the Mmp13 gene encoding collagenase 3 codes for MHSAVLATLFLLSWTHSWSLPLPNGDDDDDLSEEDLEFAEHYLKSYYHPMTLAGILKKSAVTSTVDRLREMQSFFGLEVTGKLDDPTLDIMRKPRCGVPDVGEYSVFPRTLKWSQTNLTYRIVNYTPDMPHSEVEKAFRKAFKVWSDVTPLNFTRIHDGTADIMISFGTKEHGDFYPFDGPSGLLAHAFPPGPNYGGDAHFDDDETWTSSSKGYNLFIVAAHELGHSLGLDHSKDPGALMFPIYTYTGKSHFMLPDDDVQGIQSLYGPGDEDPNPKHPKTPEKCDPALSLDAITSLRGETMIFKDRFFWRLHPQQVEAELFLTKSFWPELPNRVDAAYEHPSHDLMFIFRGRKFWALNGYDILQGYPKKISDLGFPKEVKRISAAVHLEDMGKTLFFSGSQVWRYDDANQTMDEDYPRLIVEEFPGVGNKVDAVYEKNGYIYFFNGPIQFEYSIWSNRIVRVMPTNSLLWC; via the exons ATGCATTCAGCTGTCCTGGCCACACTCTTCTTGTTGAGCTGGACTCACTCTTGGTCCCTGCCCCTGCccaatggtgatgatgatgacgactTGTCTGAGGAAGATCTCGAGTTTGCAGAG CACTACCTGAAATCTTATTATCATCCCATGACTCTTGCTGGAATTCTGAAAAAATCTGCAGTGACCTCCACAGTTGATAGGCTCCGAGAAATGCAGTCTTTCTTCGGCCTAGAGGTGACTGGCAAACTTGATGATCCCACCTTAGACATTATGAGAAAACCAAGATGCGGAGTCCCTGATGTGGGTGAATACAGTGTTTTCCCTCGAACGCTCAAATGGTCCCAGACGAACTTAACTTACAG AATTGTGAACTATACTCCCGATATGCCCCATTCTGAAGTGGAAAAGGCCTTCAGAAAGGCCTTCAAAGTCTGGTCTGATGTGACACCTCTGAATTTCACCAGAATCCATGATGGAACTGCTGATATCATGATATCTTTTGGAACTAAAG AACATGGTGACTTCTACCCATTTGATGGACCTTCTGGTCTTCTGGCACATGCCTTTCCTCCTGGACCAAATTATGGAGGGGACGCCCATTTTGATGATGATGAAACCTGGACGAGCAGCTCCAAAG GCTACAACTTGTTTATTGTTGCTGCCCATGAGCTTGGCCACTCCCTAGGTCTGGACCACTCCAAGGACCCAGGAGCCCTGATGTTTCCCATCTATACCTACACTggcaaaagccatttcatgcTTCCTGATGATGATGTTCAAGGAATCCAGTCTCTCTACG GGCCAGGAGATGAAGACCCCAATCCTAAACATCCCAAAACACCAGAGAAATGTGACCCAGCCTTATCCCTTGATGCCATTACCAGCCTCCGAGGAGAGACCATGATCTTTAAAGACAG ATTCTTCTGGCGTCTGCACCCTCAGCAGGTTGAGGCAGAGCTGTTTTTGACAAAATCATTTTGGCCAGAACTTCCCAACCGTGTGGATGCTGCATATGAACATCCATCCCATGACCTTATGTTCATCTTTAGAG GTAGAAAATTCTGGGCTCTCAATGGTTATGACATTCTGCAAGGTTATCCCAAAAAGATATCCGACCTGGGATTTCCAAAAGAGGTGAAGAGGATAAGTGCTGCTGTGCATCTTGAGGACATGGGCAAGACCCTCTTCTTCTCCgggagccaggtgtggag ATATGATGATGCTAACCAAACTATGGATGAAGACTATCCCCGACTCATAGTAGAAGAATTCCCTGGAGTTGGCAATAAAGTAGATGCTGTCTATGAGAAAAATG GCTACATCTACTTTTTCAATGGGCCCATACAGTTTGAATACAGTATCTGGAGTAACCGCATTGTGCGGGTCATGCCAACGAATTCCTTATTGTGGTGCTAA